Sequence from the Chanodichthys erythropterus isolate Z2021 chromosome 12, ASM2448905v1, whole genome shotgun sequence genome:
tccaactgcgttcagcactcatttagtgaggtcaaaaaacgtgttctgatgacggaagtgatctctcacgctttgcttcaatgagtgcgagacatcacctCTGTTGGATGTGCAgggaagttggacatagtggtgttttagaggtaaaaaattatataaatactgttcggtttctcgcacaaaccgatcgtttcgtatCTTAGTACAtgaatgtgtcgtcacgagctgcagggtttcatttggatttgtctgtgcatgttttttttactcttatagacgaagttcccgttgacacgcattatacgactgaaagacggcagcggttggagttaaaaataatcatttgtgttctactgaagaaacaaagtcacctacatcttggatgccctgggggtaagcagataaacatcaaatttttatttttgggtgaactatcccttaaattTTTGTACACTACATATGTATCTATATGTGTACATTGCATGTATAGACTTATGAAACATTTCCTTTCATAAAAGACAGGAGATGCAGTAATATCAGAAGTAAACACCGTGCTGATAAAGGATGAGATGTTTGAGGAGGACCAAACACAGCAGAGAATGTTCATCAGAGATAGTGGTGAGTGGATGAAAAAACATAAGCTGCCTATCATAAACATAACAGATACCAAACAATACCCATCTTAAAACTTGATTTAACGCTGTTTCTCTCCTTTAAGGAGAAACAAATACTCCTCCACAGACTGGAGAGGCTGGTTTTGGAGATGTTCAGATGATGAAAGATGATGATCAAGTCTCTAGGATGCAGCAACCGACTTTGGAGGTCAGTGGATCTGACACTGCGCTTAAATCTGAGCCAGAGTTTGAGAGTGTTAAGGGGATATCACAAGAGCCCATAGAATTACATGCCGAAGCAAAGTTTGATTTGAATGGAAAGTCCAGTCCTATGAGGGATTATTTAATGCAAGGGAGTGACAATGCAGATTTGCAGCAGCGATCTTGCGTGTACGTCAACAATGCAAGATTGACTGAGAGCCAATCCACAGCCTCTGTTCGGCGTTCAGAGATCATAGAGGTCGACTCTGCTGAGGAGGGGGAAGAGATTTCTGTGTGGGCTAGCAAAATAACCCAAGGGAAAAGCCAGGCTCCACGTGTTTATCCACAATACGGGAGGGAGGAACATCAAAATAGCATGGTCCTCTTGCCTTCCTCCAATCCGCCTCTGGTGTCAAGTGGCTTTGCAGCAGTGGCATCGACATCTTCGAAATTACAGGGCACGGACAGCTACCACAATGTCAGAGATGTCAGTTTTAACCAACAAAGAGTTGGTCGGACTAGAAACGACAGAGTTCCCCGTGAAAAACTTTTTGCGTGCACATACTGTGGCAAAGTTTTCAACCGCCCCAAAAAGGTGGTGATCCACCAGCGGATTCACACGGGTGAGAAGCCATTCAAATGTAACACCTGTGGGAAGTTCTTCTCAGAGGCGGGAAACCTGAGAAAGCACCAGAAAGTCCACACAGGAGAACGACCGTATAGTTGTACCCAGTGCGGGCAGACATTTGCCTGGATACGGAACCTCAAAAACCACCAGCAGAAGAACCATCCTGATATGTTAACTGCAGAAGAGCTGCTTTCTCTAGGAGTCAATAAATAATCACCAGGGGCCAGTTGCAATAGCTGTGCGTAAGTTACACCTTAGCTTAGATAAGTTTCAGCTtacgcactactaaatatttttgcgttgcaccattaaacttcCACCACAACTTCTGATCACGTAATTAAACACTACTATTGGATCATTAAGGGTAAAATGTCATATTATTCAACTACTTATTACAGAGAGCTTGCATCCTACTAGCTACGTTCTGCctcaaaggattagttcactttaaaatgaaaattaccccaagctttactcaccctcaagccatcctaggtgtgtatgactttcttctttctgatgaacacaatcagagttatattaataaatatcctgacgcatccaagttttataaatgcgatgcgtttgtgtaagaaaaatatccatatttaacaagttataaagtaaaatatgtagCTACCGCCAgaacgccttccgtattcaacttacgaactGCGTACCTGACTTCGCAAAGGACGTagtgtaagtgttttgaactgcGAAAGGCGTAAGTTCTTCGTAAGTTCATTAATACAGACgacggtctggcggaagctagatattttactttataacttgtttaatatggatatttttcttaaacaaatgcattttgctttgcttcagaagcccttta
This genomic interval carries:
- the si:ch211-89o9.6 gene encoding uncharacterized protein si:ch211-89o9.6 isoform X3, which codes for MSNRIAFQTQLASIMEVLANAAVAEICKLVDDDYAIINLQMTQCQRENKALKRKLHILELKMARGFAERRISSLNRTNRVQVSALSDKYRNQSNDVLYGAQFNTGLWRGGETDSTAQQAAGNESNSMTGDAVISEVNTVLIKDEMFEEDQTQQRMFIRDSGETNTPPQTGEAGFGDVQMMKDDDQVSRMQQPTLEVSGSDTALKSEPEFESVKGISQEPIELHAEAKFDLNGKSSPMRDYLMQGSDNADLQQRSCVYVNNARLTESQSTASVRRSEIIEVDSAEEGEEISVWASKITQGKSQAPRVYPQYGREEHQNSMVLLPSSNPPLVSSGFAAVASTSSKLQGTDSYHNVRDVSFNQQRVGRTRNDRVPREKLFACTYCGKVFNRPKKVVIHQRIHTGEKPFKCNTCGKFFSEAGNLRKHQKVHTGERPYSCTQCGQTFAWIRNLKNHQQKNHPDMLTAEELLSLGVNK